A window of Marinitoga sp. 1197 contains these coding sequences:
- a CDS encoding galactokinase: protein MKYKAPGRINIIGEHTDYNDGYVLPFAINKYIFLDIKKSDKFLFHSKNLNQEISINELRKTNTWADYIIGIILEIKKKYSDIPPMKFHIDSTLPIGAGLSSSAALEIVSAYAINDIFNLNLTKEEIAKISWKVENQYIGLNCGIMDQYASALSKEKNALLIDTFTKKYEYIPLNLKDYNFYIINSGVKHELGNTEYNIRKKQCNLVLEKLNKKTFKDVSYDDLYFLDNILYKRAKHILDENNRVLKTVDALKMGNIEIIGEYLFESHESLKNLYEVSCEEIDFIVEYLKNKICGARIVGGGFGGSVLILSKKNKIEYYINDLSYQYEKKFNIKLHYFKVESSNGVDKIE from the coding sequence ATGAAATATAAAGCTCCAGGAAGAATTAATATAATAGGAGAACATACTGATTATAATGATGGATATGTATTACCTTTTGCAATAAATAAATATATTTTTTTAGATATAAAAAAATCAGATAAATTTTTATTTCATTCAAAAAATTTAAATCAAGAAATATCCATAAACGAATTAAGAAAAACTAATACTTGGGCAGATTATATTATTGGTATTATACTAGAAATCAAAAAAAAGTATTCTGATATACCTCCTATGAAATTTCATATTGATTCAACATTACCAATTGGTGCAGGGCTTTCCAGTTCTGCTGCTCTGGAAATTGTTTCTGCATATGCCATTAATGACATATTTAATTTAAATTTAACAAAAGAAGAGATAGCAAAAATTTCATGGAAAGTTGAAAATCAATATATTGGTTTAAATTGCGGTATTATGGATCAATATGCTTCTGCTCTCTCAAAAGAAAAAAATGCTTTACTAATAGATACATTCACAAAAAAATATGAATATATCCCCTTAAATTTAAAAGATTATAATTTTTATATTATAAATTCCGGGGTGAAACATGAATTAGGAAACACAGAATACAATATTAGAAAAAAGCAATGTAATCTGGTACTTGAAAAATTAAACAAAAAAACTTTTAAAGATGTGTCATATGATGATCTATATTTTCTGGATAATATTTTATATAAAAGAGCAAAACATATTCTTGACGAAAATAATAGAGTATTAAAAACTGTAGATGCTCTAAAAATGGGGAATATTGAAATTATAGGAGAATATTTATTTGAATCCCATGAAAGTTTAAAAAATTTATACGAAGTCTCCTGTGAAGAAATAGATTTTATCGTTGAATATTTAAAAAATAAAATATGCGGAGCTCGAATTGTTGGCGGGGGGTTTGGCGGTTCTGTTTTGATTCTTTCTAAAAAGAATAAAATCGAATACTATATTAATGATTTATCCTATCAATATGAAAAAAAATTTAACATAAAACTCCATTATTTTAAGGTAGAAAGTTCAAATGGTGTTGATAAAATTGAATAA
- a CDS encoding MetS family NSS transporter small subunit — MSGSAIFFMIFAGVVLFGGLAWSLNIAAKANKK, encoded by the coding sequence ATGTCTGGAAGCGCTATATTCTTTATGATTTTTGCTGGAGTTGTATTATTTGGTGGTTTAGCATGGTCTTTAAATATTGCAGCAAAAGCAAATAAAAAATAA
- a CDS encoding lysine exporter LysO family protein: MILLLSSVIMGILSGYFFKFSIPGNLITVLLMLLVFTVGVDIGSEENILFKIKKSLKTIFIQSFLIIVGSLFFGGLVSLFTNLTFKEAAGASAGLGWYSLSGIMISSLHSPFLGAVSFTTNVIREVLGIILIPIYSKFSQLGAISIGGATTMDTLLGVVSKSTNKENTLIGFGQGVVLSVAIPILISLIF; the protein is encoded by the coding sequence ATGATTTTATTACTTAGTTCTGTTATTATGGGTATTTTAAGTGGATACTTTTTTAAATTTAGTATTCCAGGAAATTTAATAACTGTGTTATTAATGTTGCTTGTTTTTACTGTTGGTGTTGATATTGGATCTGAAGAAAATATTTTATTTAAAATAAAAAAGAGTTTGAAAACTATATTTATTCAATCATTTTTAATAATTGTTGGTAGCCTTTTTTTTGGAGGTTTAGTTTCTTTGTTTACTAATTTAACATTTAAAGAAGCAGCAGGTGCTTCAGCTGGTTTGGGATGGTATTCTTTATCTGGAATAATGATAAGTTCCTTACACTCCCCATTTTTGGGAGCCGTATCTTTTACTACAAATGTTATAAGAGAAGTGTTAGGGATTATTTTAATTCCGATTTATTCAAAATTTTCACAATTAGGAGCTATTTCTATAGGTGGTGCAACAACTATGGATACGTTACTGGGGGTAGTTTCTAAAAGTACCAATAAAGAAAATACATTAATAGGATTCGGACAAGGAGTAGTTTTATCAGTTGCGATACCTATACTTATCTCTTTAATTTTTTAG
- a CDS encoding iron-containing alcohol dehydrogenase, with the protein MKNFVFYNPTKIIFGENTISKIGEEIKKFGLNKILLHYGSGSIKRNGVYDQVINSLKEYNIEWIEVSGVKPNPRLSKVYEGIKFAKEHNVDGILAVGGGSVIDSAKAIAGGFYYDGDIWDAYSKKYIIKKALPLFSVLTLSATGSEMNGNSVITKEETKQKWATSSKELYPKVSIIDPTAQYSLPEKQTINGAVDAISHVMEYYFDGTKDTEIQDQIAEGIIRTVIKNTEILLENPKDYNARSNLAWSATLALNGLLRAGSNGGDWASHTLEHSVSALFDIAHGEGLAIIFPAWLEYVKNEYIEKFDRFAKEIFNIDTGNAAIDANLGIQALKEWYKRIGQPISLKEIGATEKDIERLVENAIQSSPMGKLKKLEEKEIREIYTIALKNK; encoded by the coding sequence ATGAAAAATTTTGTTTTTTATAATCCTACAAAAATAATTTTTGGAGAAAATACTATAAGCAAAATTGGCGAGGAAATTAAAAAATTTGGTCTCAATAAAATTTTATTGCATTATGGAAGTGGTTCAATAAAAAGAAACGGTGTTTATGATCAGGTTATAAATTCTTTAAAAGAATATAATATTGAATGGATTGAAGTTTCTGGAGTAAAGCCTAATCCAAGATTATCTAAGGTATATGAGGGTATAAAATTCGCAAAAGAACACAATGTTGATGGAATACTTGCAGTTGGTGGTGGTAGTGTAATAGATTCTGCAAAAGCTATAGCTGGTGGCTTTTATTATGATGGTGATATATGGGATGCATATTCAAAAAAATATATCATAAAAAAAGCTTTGCCTTTATTTAGCGTTTTAACATTATCAGCTACTGGTTCTGAAATGAATGGTAATTCTGTAATAACAAAAGAAGAAACCAAACAAAAATGGGCAACTTCATCGAAAGAATTATATCCAAAAGTATCCATTATAGATCCAACAGCACAATATTCTTTGCCAGAAAAACAAACCATTAATGGTGCGGTAGATGCAATAAGTCATGTAATGGAATATTATTTTGATGGAACTAAAGATACTGAAATTCAAGATCAAATTGCAGAAGGAATTATTAGAACTGTAATAAAAAACACAGAAATTTTATTAGAAAATCCTAAAGACTATAATGCTCGTTCAAATCTTGCCTGGAGTGCAACTTTAGCATTAAATGGATTATTACGAGCGGGTTCTAATGGTGGAGATTGGGCAAGTCATACTTTAGAACATTCAGTATCTGCATTATTTGATATAGCTCATGGGGAAGGTTTAGCTATAATATTTCCAGCATGGCTAGAATACGTAAAAAATGAATATATTGAGAAGTTTGATAGATTCGCAAAAGAAATATTCAATATTGACACAGGAAATGCTGCTATAGATGCTAATTTAGGTATTCAAGCGTTAAAAGAATGGTATAAAAGAATAGGACAACCAATATCTTTAAAGGAAATTGGAGCGACAGAAAAGGATATTGAAAGATTGGTAGAAAATGCTATTCAAAGTAGTCCTATGGGAAAATTGAAAAAATTAGAAGAAAAAGAAATTAGAGAAATTTATACTATAGCTTTAAAAAACAAGTGA
- a CDS encoding sodium-dependent transporter: protein MARQKWGSRWAFVLAAIGSAAGLGNAWRFPYMAYSNGGGAFYIPYFVALFLAGIPILMAEFGIGQGLQSSAPKALGKINKSAEAIGWWAVITGAIITFYYNVIMAWIFNYLYFSLGTAWKDDPKGFFFGDFLKLTDGPGQLGGLRWPIVIGLLISWLWIYLILRKGTESVGKTVMWTVPLPVILLLLLGIRGVTLPGAATGLNFLFEPNFSKLGDPRVWANAFGQIFFSLSVAFGIMIAYGSYNDKKNDVANNAIITALGNSATSFLAGIAVFSVLGYMAQQMSVPVDKVVSGGVGLAFVVYPQAISLIPGGVIVQSIIGLAFFIMLLTLGIDSAFSLVEAIEAAAGDKFKVNKKSFLIGFSILGFIFGLLFATQGGLYWLDIIDHFMGTYALLVVGILESIIIGWVLGAENLREYINSVSEIKIGKWFDISLKYIIPIVLIAILGLNIADEIKNPYGGYESWALTVGFIIFLIVPIIAFIFSKLPSKDDKYSEKVTKITIEEE from the coding sequence GTGGCAAGACAAAAGTGGGGTTCAAGGTGGGCGTTTGTTTTAGCTGCCATCGGGTCAGCTGCTGGATTAGGTAATGCATGGAGATTCCCTTACATGGCTTATTCAAATGGTGGCGGAGCTTTTTATATTCCATATTTCGTTGCTTTATTTTTAGCCGGTATTCCAATTTTGATGGCTGAATTCGGAATAGGTCAGGGCCTTCAAAGTAGTGCTCCAAAGGCTTTAGGGAAAATAAATAAAAGTGCTGAAGCAATTGGTTGGTGGGCAGTAATTACTGGAGCTATAATTACTTTTTATTATAATGTAATTATGGCATGGATATTTAACTATTTATATTTTTCATTAGGAACTGCGTGGAAAGATGATCCAAAGGGATTTTTTTTCGGTGATTTCTTAAAATTAACCGATGGCCCAGGGCAACTCGGCGGATTGAGATGGCCTATTGTTATCGGACTTCTTATTTCATGGTTATGGATATATTTAATATTAAGAAAAGGTACAGAATCTGTTGGAAAAACAGTTATGTGGACAGTTCCATTACCAGTAATTTTATTATTACTTTTAGGAATTAGAGGCGTTACATTACCAGGAGCAGCTACAGGTTTAAATTTCTTATTTGAACCAAACTTTTCAAAATTAGGCGATCCAAGAGTTTGGGCTAATGCTTTTGGGCAAATTTTCTTCTCATTAAGTGTTGCATTTGGTATTATGATAGCATACGGAAGTTACAATGATAAAAAGAATGATGTTGCAAATAATGCTATTATTACTGCCCTTGGTAATTCTGCTACATCATTTTTAGCCGGTATCGCTGTATTCTCTGTTTTAGGTTATATGGCTCAACAAATGAGCGTACCTGTAGACAAAGTTGTTAGTGGTGGAGTTGGGTTGGCATTTGTTGTTTATCCACAGGCAATATCATTGATTCCCGGTGGAGTTATAGTTCAATCGATTATAGGTTTAGCTTTCTTCATAATGTTATTAACATTAGGAATTGATTCTGCCTTCTCTTTAGTAGAAGCTATAGAAGCTGCTGCTGGAGATAAATTCAAAGTTAATAAAAAATCATTTTTAATCGGATTCTCAATATTAGGCTTTATTTTTGGTCTTTTATTTGCAACTCAGGGTGGTTTGTATTGGTTAGATATTATAGATCATTTCATGGGTACATACGCATTATTGGTTGTTGGTATTTTAGAATCCATCATTATTGGTTGGGTATTAGGAGCAGAAAATCTGAGAGAATATATAAATTCAGTATCTGAAATAAAAATTGGCAAATGGTTTGATATTTCTTTAAAATACATTATCCCTATTGTATTAATTGCTATATTAGGGTTAAATATAGCAGATGAAATTAAAAATCCATATGGTGGTTATGAATCATGGGCACTAACTGTTGGCTTTATTATTTTCCTAATTGTACCAATAATAGCATTTATATTCTCAAAATTACCTTCAAAAGATGATAAATATAGTGAAAAAGTGACGAAAATTACTATTGAAGAAGAATAA
- a CDS encoding LysO family transporter, with amino-acid sequence MLWIILISFLVGMFLGMKGKLLFIKRYKPVTYITVLLLFFMGFEIGSDQDLISKLSEIGYLSLYIALFSIAGSMILTTIYEKFFRGNSK; translated from the coding sequence ATGCTATGGATAATATTAATATCTTTTTTGGTTGGTATGTTTTTAGGGATGAAAGGAAAGTTATTGTTTATAAAAAGATATAAACCAGTTACCTATATTACAGTTCTATTGTTATTTTTTATGGGGTTTGAAATAGGTTCAGATCAAGATTTAATATCAAAATTATCAGAAATAGGATATTTATCATTATATATAGCTTTATTTTCAATTGCTGGAAGTATGATTTTAACAACAATATATGAAAAATTTTTTAGGGGGAATAGTAAATGA